The following proteins are co-located in the Flectobacillus major DSM 103 genome:
- the clpB gene encoding ATP-dependent chaperone ClpB, whose product MNFNKYTTKTQEIIQQAASIASGNGQQAIETGHLLKAILEEDTNTSSFLLKKMGVNEKLLFTKLDALVNAYPKVSGGQPYLANDGAAALSKAENLLKDFGDEYVSVELLLLGIFLGKDNVATLLKDSGFKENTLKTAIKELRGNTNVKDQNAEATYRSLERYARNLNELAKSGKIDPVIGRDEEIRRVLQILSRRTKNNPMLIGEPGVGKTAIVEGLAQRIVLGDVPENLKDKTIYTLDMGLLIAGAKYKGEFEERLKAVIKEVTDAEGDIVLFIDEIHTLIGAGGGGDSAMDAANLLKPALARGELHAIGATTLKEYQKYIEKDKALERRFQAVTVDEPDVTDAISILRGIKEKYELHHGVRIQDDAVIAAVELSNRYISDRFLPDKAIDLMDEAAAKMRMEIDSVPEEIDDLQRKIMQFEIEREAIRRENNKEREGIISRELAELTEKKSGLMAKWQAEKSVLDSVRKEKENIDRLKLEAEQAERAGDYGKVAEIRYGKLIEAENKLKQLQNPKSEEVTMLQEEVTAENIAEVVAKWTGIPVSKMMRAEQEKLLHMEEELGRRVAGQQEAIEAISDAVRRSRAGMQDPRRPIGSFIFLGTTGVGKTELAKSLADYLFNDENAMVRIDMSEYQERHAVSRLIGAPPGYVGYDEGGQLTEAVRRKPYSVILLDEIEKAHPDVWNILLQVLDDGRLTDNKGRIANFKNTIIIMTSNIGSHIIQEKMAEMEGWNDQIVMDKAKEEVLSLLRQVVRPEFLNRVDEIVMFEPLSKGNLRKIVEIQFKQIQDRLKEQGITLEASPEALTLLANEGYDPTMGARPLKRVMQRRILNELSKQILGHYVTKDSVVMMDTGVDNTLTFSNIATEVE is encoded by the coding sequence ATGAATTTTAATAAATACACCACCAAAACCCAAGAGATTATCCAGCAAGCTGCTAGCATTGCTTCGGGTAACGGTCAGCAGGCCATCGAAACGGGGCATTTGCTGAAAGCTATATTAGAAGAAGATACCAATACGTCCAGTTTTTTGTTAAAGAAAATGGGCGTAAATGAAAAATTACTCTTTACCAAATTAGATGCCCTTGTAAATGCCTATCCTAAGGTTTCGGGTGGTCAGCCTTATTTGGCCAACGACGGTGCGGCAGCCTTGAGTAAAGCCGAAAATCTACTCAAAGACTTTGGCGATGAGTATGTAAGTGTAGAACTCCTTTTATTAGGAATATTTTTAGGAAAAGACAACGTGGCCACTTTGCTCAAAGATAGTGGCTTCAAAGAAAATACGTTAAAAACAGCCATTAAAGAACTTAGAGGTAACACCAACGTGAAAGACCAAAATGCAGAAGCAACTTATCGTTCGTTAGAGCGATATGCTCGAAACCTTAACGAATTAGCCAAATCGGGCAAAATAGACCCTGTGATTGGGCGTGACGAAGAAATTAGGAGGGTTTTACAAATATTATCTCGCCGTACCAAAAACAACCCAATGCTTATTGGCGAACCAGGGGTTGGTAAAACGGCCATTGTGGAAGGCTTAGCCCAAAGAATTGTGCTTGGCGATGTTCCCGAAAACCTCAAAGACAAAACCATATATACCCTCGATATGGGTTTGTTGATTGCTGGAGCCAAATACAAAGGCGAGTTTGAAGAACGCCTAAAAGCTGTTATCAAGGAAGTAACCGATGCCGAAGGTGACATCGTATTATTTATCGACGAAATCCATACCTTGATTGGTGCAGGGGGCGGTGGCGATAGTGCCATGGATGCAGCCAATTTGCTCAAGCCAGCTTTGGCTCGTGGCGAATTACACGCTATTGGAGCTACAACTTTGAAAGAATACCAAAAGTATATCGAGAAAGATAAGGCTCTTGAACGTCGTTTTCAAGCCGTTACCGTCGACGAACCCGATGTTACCGATGCAATTTCTATCTTGAGGGGTATCAAAGAAAAATACGAACTCCACCACGGTGTTCGTATTCAGGACGATGCCGTTATTGCGGCTGTCGAACTTTCAAACCGCTATATTTCTGACCGCTTTTTACCCGATAAGGCTATCGACCTTATGGACGAAGCTGCAGCCAAAATGCGTATGGAAATAGATTCGGTTCCTGAAGAAATCGACGATTTGCAACGCAAAATTATGCAGTTTGAAATTGAACGTGAAGCTATTCGTCGTGAAAATAACAAAGAACGTGAAGGTATTATTAGTCGAGAATTGGCCGAACTAACCGAAAAGAAAAGCGGTTTGATGGCCAAATGGCAAGCCGAAAAATCGGTATTGGATAGCGTTAGAAAAGAAAAAGAGAATATCGATCGCCTCAAACTTGAAGCCGAACAAGCCGAACGTGCTGGCGATTATGGCAAAGTAGCCGAAATTAGATATGGAAAATTGATTGAAGCTGAAAACAAATTAAAGCAACTTCAAAATCCAAAATCAGAAGAGGTAACGATGCTACAAGAAGAAGTTACGGCCGAAAATATTGCTGAAGTAGTAGCCAAATGGACGGGGATTCCTGTGTCGAAAATGATGCGTGCCGAACAAGAAAAACTTCTTCACATGGAAGAAGAGCTCGGTCGTCGTGTAGCAGGGCAACAAGAAGCCATTGAGGCTATTTCAGATGCCGTTCGTCGCTCTCGTGCAGGTATGCAAGACCCTCGCCGTCCTATTGGTTCGTTTATTTTCTTAGGAACAACGGGTGTCGGAAAAACCGAATTGGCGAAGTCTTTGGCCGATTATCTGTTCAACGACGAAAACGCGATGGTACGAATAGATATGTCTGAATACCAAGAACGCCATGCGGTAAGCCGTCTGATTGGAGCACCTCCAGGCTATGTTGGCTATGATGAAGGTGGTCAATTAACCGAAGCGGTTCGTCGTAAACCTTATAGTGTTATTCTTTTGGACGAAATCGAAAAAGCTCATCCCGATGTTTGGAATATCTTGTTACAGGTATTGGACGATGGCCGCCTAACCGATAACAAAGGGCGTATTGCCAATTTCAAAAATACCATTATTATCATGACTTCTAATATTGGTAGCCATATTATCCAAGAAAAAATGGCTGAAATGGAAGGCTGGAACGACCAAATTGTGATGGACAAAGCCAAAGAAGAAGTACTGAGCTTGCTAAGACAAGTGGTAAGACCTGAGTTTTTGAACCGTGTTGATGAAATTGTGATGTTTGAACCTTTGTCGAAAGGTAATTTGCGTAAAATTGTTGAAATACAATTCAAACAAATCCAAGACCGTTTGAAGGAACAAGGTATTACACTAGAAGCCTCACCTGAAGCTTTGACCCTATTGGCCAACGAAGGCTACGACCCTACAATGGGTGCAAGACCTTTGAAAAGAGTTATGCAAAGAAGAATTCTGAACGAACTTTCAAAACAAATTCTTGGTCATTACGTCACCAAAGATTCAGTAGTAATGATGGATACAGGCGTAGATAATACCCTAACGTTTTCAAATATTGCTACAGAAGTAGAATAA
- a CDS encoding aldo/keto reductase, translated as MRQFQSVNISEVGLGTWQLGSADWGNVSEESAFEILQKFVELGGNFIDTADVYGSGVSEQVIGKFLKTRSEELFVATKLGRRGDNGNGWPQNFSYDNIKRHVEDSLRNLQQEQLFLEQLHCIPTEELQKGEVFEHLRQLQAQELIRYWGVSVETAEEGLLCLEQDGIASLQIIFNLFRQHIAEELFAKAQEKGVALIVRVPLASGLLSGRFSANTTFAPTDHRNYNANGEAFNVGETFSGVAFEKGVEFAEKIAQLMPDERLAQWSIRWILDHPAVTTVIPGASKISQVVSNMEAAQLPSLNTTTHTALRALYDTEIKASIRGKY; from the coding sequence ATGAGACAATTTCAATCAGTAAATATTTCGGAAGTGGGCTTGGGTACATGGCAACTAGGAAGTGCCGATTGGGGCAATGTGTCGGAAGAAAGTGCTTTCGAGATTTTGCAAAAATTTGTAGAATTAGGAGGAAACTTCATCGATACCGCCGATGTATATGGCAGTGGAGTAAGTGAACAAGTAATAGGAAAATTCCTAAAAACTCGTTCGGAAGAATTGTTTGTTGCTACCAAATTGGGTAGACGAGGCGACAATGGCAATGGATGGCCTCAGAATTTTTCGTATGATAATATCAAAAGGCATGTAGAAGATTCGCTTCGCAATTTGCAACAAGAGCAGTTGTTTCTAGAGCAGTTACATTGTATTCCTACCGAAGAGCTACAAAAAGGAGAGGTGTTTGAGCATCTACGCCAACTTCAGGCACAAGAGCTGATTCGTTATTGGGGCGTAAGTGTCGAAACTGCCGAAGAGGGCTTATTGTGCTTAGAACAAGACGGGATAGCTTCATTACAGATTATATTTAACCTTTTCCGACAGCATATTGCCGAGGAACTATTTGCCAAAGCCCAAGAAAAAGGAGTGGCCTTAATTGTACGAGTACCTTTGGCGAGTGGTTTATTGAGTGGAAGGTTTTCGGCCAATACAACCTTTGCCCCAACCGACCACCGAAATTACAATGCCAATGGAGAGGCTTTCAATGTAGGAGAAACTTTTTCGGGAGTAGCCTTTGAAAAAGGAGTTGAGTTTGCCGAAAAGATAGCACAACTTATGCCCGACGAGCGTTTAGCACAGTGGTCGATTCGATGGATATTGGACCATCCTGCCGTAACAACGGTTATACCTGGGGCGTCCAAAATTTCGCAAGTAGTTTCCAACATGGAGGCCGCCCAATTACCTAGCTTGAATACTACCACTCATACAGCTTTGAGAGCCTTGTACGATACCGAAATTAAGGCTTCAATCAGGGGGAAATATTAG
- a CDS encoding septal ring lytic transglycosylase RlpA family protein, producing the protein MVKSIFLLILCSVISLAVLAKDETSFQGKASFYAKKFNGRRTTSGERYKNNDFTAAHRSLPFGTLLEVTNKSNGKTAIVRVNDRGPHRKKIALDLSYAAAKKIGIVRKGIGTVVFKVVSEQNIDDSMVARANN; encoded by the coding sequence ATGGTAAAATCCATTTTCTTGCTCATACTATGCAGTGTAATTTCACTAGCAGTTTTAGCAAAAGATGAAACGTCATTTCAGGGAAAAGCGTCGTTTTATGCCAAAAAATTCAATGGCAGAAGAACAACAAGTGGCGAACGCTACAAGAATAATGACTTCACTGCGGCACATCGTAGCCTACCATTTGGTACGTTGTTGGAAGTAACCAACAAATCCAATGGTAAGACGGCTATTGTTCGTGTAAACGACCGTGGCCCACATCGAAAAAAAATAGCATTAGACCTGTCTTATGCAGCAGCTAAAAAAATCGGTATTGTTAGGAAAGGTATCGGAACAGTTGTGTTCAAGGTAGTTTCCGAGCAAAATATCGACGATTCGATGGTAGCTCGTGCCAACAACTAG
- a CDS encoding aminotransferase class V-fold PLP-dependent enzyme — protein MQRRNFIQQMMLSSSVLTSAPLISTLAQSNFEKIAQVAPQKDVTTDEDFWAHVQQSFSASPNLINMSNAGVSPQPIMVQDALFHYTRLSNEAPTYYMWRILDENREAVRSKLADLAGCLPDEIAMNRNATEALDTIILGLDLEKGDEVILSKQDYPNMLHGWRQREKREGIVLKFVNHDPLPCEDNDLMVKRYVDLVTPQTKIVHITHMINWTGQVLPVRAISDAVKKKNPSIQIVVDAAHTFAQLAFKIPDLGCDYLGASLHKWLCAPFGTGLLWIKKENIKKIWTHTPSDNPKKDDIRKFEGLGTRSFPAEMAIGHAVNFHNAIGTLRIQKRLQYLKNYWLEKCIDLPNFKTQTSLKPNFSGAITIFSVDGLSTNELHGALMKKGRIYTSPVTWENIAGVRVTPHIYTPIKDMDKLVSVVKEITQEAPKAK, from the coding sequence ATGCAAAGACGAAATTTTATTCAGCAGATGATGCTGAGTTCGAGCGTGCTTACATCCGCACCACTGATTAGTACTTTGGCACAGTCAAATTTTGAAAAAATTGCTCAGGTTGCTCCACAAAAAGATGTTACTACCGACGAAGATTTTTGGGCTCATGTACAACAATCATTTTCAGCTTCGCCCAATTTGATTAATATGAGCAATGCCGGGGTAAGCCCACAACCTATCATGGTGCAAGATGCGCTGTTTCATTATACTCGCCTAAGCAACGAAGCTCCAACGTATTATATGTGGCGTATTTTGGACGAAAACCGAGAGGCTGTTCGTAGTAAATTAGCCGATTTGGCTGGGTGCTTGCCCGACGAAATAGCCATGAATCGCAATGCCACCGAAGCCCTAGATACGATTATTCTAGGACTAGACTTAGAAAAGGGCGACGAAGTAATATTATCGAAGCAGGATTACCCCAATATGCTACACGGATGGCGACAACGAGAAAAAAGAGAAGGAATTGTCCTAAAATTTGTGAATCATGACCCCTTACCTTGCGAAGACAACGATTTGATGGTAAAACGATATGTAGACTTGGTAACACCCCAAACCAAAATTGTTCATATTACCCACATGATTAATTGGACAGGGCAGGTTTTGCCAGTAAGGGCTATTTCAGATGCCGTAAAAAAGAAAAACCCTTCAATACAAATAGTAGTAGATGCTGCCCATACTTTTGCCCAGTTGGCCTTTAAAATTCCAGATTTGGGTTGTGATTATCTAGGAGCAAGCCTTCATAAATGGCTTTGTGCTCCTTTTGGGACGGGTTTGTTGTGGATAAAAAAAGAAAATATCAAAAAAATATGGACTCATACGCCTTCCGACAATCCAAAGAAGGATGATATACGTAAGTTTGAAGGATTGGGTACACGTTCGTTTCCTGCCGAAATGGCCATAGGTCATGCTGTCAATTTTCATAATGCTATCGGTACACTTCGGATTCAGAAAAGGTTACAATATCTTAAAAACTATTGGCTAGAGAAGTGTATTGACTTGCCTAATTTTAAAACGCAAACATCGTTAAAACCTAACTTTTCGGGTGCAATAACCATTTTTAGTGTTGATGGGCTCAGCACCAATGAGTTGCATGGGGCTTTGATGAAAAAAGGACGTATTTATACATCGCCAGTAACCTGGGAGAATATTGCAGGTGTACGAGTAACACCCCATATTTATACGCCTATTAAGGACATGGACAAGCTTGTAAGCGTAGTAAAAGAAATTACACAAGAAGCTCCTAAAGCTAAGTAA
- a CDS encoding YeiH family protein: MKTIQYTSKSLFYQKISFFVFLAICLSPLINAPIALLLGFILANTIGNSYVAIQHKVSQYLLQTSVVGLGFGMHLTQAFTISQKGFSLTVLSIAITLGGGIVLGKILGIDKITAYLIACGTAICGGSAIAAISPVVRAKEKQISVALGTIFLLNTIALLVFPAIGQKLHLSQEQFGMWCAIAIHDTSSVVGAASKYGNEALQIATTVKLTRALWIIPVALASAIFMKSDTQKLPVPYFIFAFIGVVVWQHYCPIAPIIAGGANMLAKKCLTISLFFIGTSLHYTLFRHVGLRPLLQGISLWVIISTLSLCWIML; the protein is encoded by the coding sequence ATGAAAACAATCCAATATACCAGTAAAAGCCTTTTTTATCAAAAAATCTCATTTTTTGTCTTCCTTGCTATTTGTTTATCGCCACTTATCAACGCTCCTATTGCATTATTACTTGGTTTTATTTTGGCCAATACCATTGGCAATAGCTACGTGGCTATTCAGCACAAGGTATCGCAATATTTGTTACAAACTTCAGTTGTCGGTTTAGGATTTGGTATGCACCTCACTCAGGCATTTACCATCAGTCAGAAAGGATTTTCGCTTACGGTATTGTCTATTGCTATTACATTGGGAGGAGGTATTGTTTTAGGAAAAATACTGGGTATCGACAAAATCACGGCCTACCTGATAGCCTGTGGTACGGCTATTTGTGGCGGTAGTGCTATTGCGGCCATCAGTCCTGTAGTTCGTGCTAAAGAAAAGCAGATTTCGGTAGCATTAGGAACGATTTTTTTATTGAATACCATAGCTTTGTTGGTATTTCCAGCCATAGGTCAAAAACTGCATTTGAGTCAGGAGCAATTTGGTATGTGGTGTGCTATTGCTATTCACGACACCAGTTCGGTCGTAGGTGCAGCTTCAAAATATGGCAATGAAGCCCTTCAGATTGCTACCACAGTTAAGCTAACCCGAGCTTTATGGATTATTCCTGTAGCCTTGGCATCGGCCATTTTTATGAAAAGCGATACCCAAAAACTACCCGTACCTTATTTTATTTTTGCTTTTATTGGCGTGGTGGTTTGGCAACATTATTGTCCTATTGCCCCGATAATCGCAGGGGGAGCTAATATGCTAGCCAAAAAATGCCTGACCATTAGTTTGTTTTTTATAGGTACAAGCCTACACTATACCCTATTTCGGCACGTCGGGCTTCGCCCATTGTTGCAAGGTATTAGTCTTTGGGTTATAATTAGTACCCTAAGCCTCTGCTGGATTATGCTATAA
- a CDS encoding LysR family transcriptional regulator codes for MSDFRLKVFHAVATHLSFTKASNELFITQPAVSKNIQELENLFDIRLFERKGNKIELTQAGQILLSHTEQILYIYNKIDFDLSILKNTYAGQIQLGASTTIGQYVLPKVLAKFYQSFPDIKLSLLNDNTEKIEQALIEHKIELGIVEGKTHNSDLKYHPFMQDEIVAVACTQQKVALKDEISLQELAQIPIVCRERGSGTLEIIENKLAQHKIKLSDLSVAMYLGSTESIKNFLRHSNCIGFLSIQAIAKELIQGEFKVLEIPNLTIDRTFYFVHLQGKASGLAETFIKFTIQQYNKKL; via the coding sequence ATGTCCGACTTCCGACTTAAAGTATTTCATGCTGTGGCTACACATTTGAGCTTTACTAAAGCCTCGAACGAGTTATTTATTACCCAACCTGCTGTCAGTAAAAATATCCAAGAATTAGAAAACCTGTTTGATATTCGTTTGTTTGAGCGAAAAGGTAATAAAATAGAGCTTACCCAAGCGGGTCAAATCTTACTAAGCCACACCGAACAAATTTTGTATATCTATAACAAAATAGATTTTGACCTCAGTATTCTCAAAAACACTTATGCTGGACAAATCCAATTAGGAGCTAGTACTACGATTGGGCAGTATGTGTTGCCCAAGGTTTTGGCCAAATTTTACCAGTCGTTTCCCGACATAAAGTTGTCGTTGCTTAACGATAATACTGAAAAAATAGAACAAGCCCTTATTGAACACAAAATTGAGTTGGGGATTGTAGAAGGTAAAACCCACAATAGTGATTTAAAATATCACCCTTTTATGCAAGACGAAATTGTGGCGGTGGCTTGTACCCAACAAAAGGTAGCTCTGAAAGACGAAATATCATTACAAGAATTGGCTCAGATTCCGATTGTTTGCCGAGAAAGAGGCTCAGGAACACTCGAAATTATCGAAAACAAACTTGCTCAACATAAAATCAAGTTATCGGACCTTTCGGTAGCCATGTATTTGGGAAGTACCGAAAGTATCAAAAACTTTCTGAGGCATAGCAATTGTATTGGTTTTCTTTCTATTCAGGCTATTGCCAAAGAACTGATTCAAGGCGAGTTTAAAGTGCTAGAAATACCCAACCTTACTATTGACCGTACGTTTTATTTTGTGCATCTTCAGGGCAAAGCCAGTGGTTTGGCCGAAACTTTTATCAAATTTACAATTCAACAGTATAACAAAAAGTTATAG
- a CDS encoding TetR/AcrR family transcriptional regulator, giving the protein MPIQKVTKDDILVKSLEVFRSKGYHNTSMADLASAVGLLKGSFYHYFLSKEELMKEVLESIESNLRHQVYPIAYRHHLPAQRRMELFLKQFSKVVFSKDGGCIVGNTILETANHYPPFQKILQSLINEITSSLAHLYQENHSPEIALKLAQQTIMEFEGAVMMAKLYRDGTYYKDCYLRAIKRIDA; this is encoded by the coding sequence ATGCCTATTCAAAAAGTAACAAAAGATGACATTCTTGTAAAGTCGTTAGAAGTGTTTCGCTCTAAGGGCTACCATAATACTTCAATGGCCGATTTGGCTTCTGCCGTGGGGCTTCTCAAAGGCAGCTTCTATCATTATTTTCTCAGCAAAGAAGAACTGATGAAAGAGGTACTCGAATCTATCGAAAGTAACCTTCGCCATCAAGTGTATCCTATTGCTTATCGGCATCATTTACCAGCCCAAAGGCGTATGGAATTATTTTTAAAACAGTTTTCAAAAGTAGTATTTAGTAAAGATGGAGGCTGTATTGTAGGTAACACTATTTTAGAAACTGCCAATCATTATCCTCCTTTTCAGAAAATCCTACAATCGCTTATCAACGAAATTACCAGTAGCCTAGCTCATCTTTATCAAGAAAACCACAGCCCCGAAATTGCTTTGAAACTAGCTCAACAAACTATCATGGAGTTTGAAGGTGCTGTCATGATGGCCAAATTGTACAGAGATGGCACTTATTATAAAGATTGTTACCTTCGGGCTATTAAAAGAATAGATGCTTAA
- a CDS encoding DUF4369 domain-containing protein: protein MKYILSLVFIVMVSLTGWAQHRIEFRIKGVRDSTFYLVNTYENSYLVQDTAKADANGKIVFEGNKPLMKGYYLLVQNNRRLFDFLLNDQSFTIETDTADFIANFKVTGASETQKFAEFLKTVNEKGTKIGKASAAERPQLIAEIEQYKKDFVKKYEGSFAANIVKINTEVPVPPLPAKSTVKDTVRRNEYILKHFFDNVALSDERMVRTPFLGNLFANYLKTLESSFDPDTVIQIADYIIDKTPPRTEIRKYVVGKFAQKFIASDFMGKEGIYTHVAEKYILSDKVLWDSSTIKKNFEYVYRMKPVLIGKILKNMPLTDTLDRPMPLHAIKSKYTLVMIYDPNCHHCQETTKQLVKDYPKLAAAGVKVYMASGVAGDKRKKDEWRKFIRDFKTQPFINVYDSKNLVDFTNEYNTITFPNVFLVDSNFKILANKKLETEQYLRLISVVEKAKTKK from the coding sequence ATGAAATACATACTTTCGCTTGTCTTTATAGTAATGGTGTCGCTAACAGGATGGGCTCAGCATCGCATCGAGTTTCGTATCAAGGGTGTTCGAGATTCTACGTTCTATTTGGTCAATACCTACGAAAATAGTTATTTGGTACAAGATACCGCCAAGGCTGATGCCAATGGTAAAATTGTTTTTGAGGGCAACAAGCCTTTGATGAAAGGATATTATTTGTTGGTTCAAAATAATAGACGGTTATTCGATTTTTTGTTGAATGACCAATCTTTTACTATCGAAACTGATACTGCCGATTTTATAGCCAACTTTAAAGTAACAGGTGCTTCCGAAACCCAAAAGTTTGCAGAGTTCTTAAAAACCGTTAATGAAAAAGGTACCAAGATTGGCAAGGCATCTGCTGCCGAACGCCCTCAGTTGATAGCCGAAATAGAGCAATACAAAAAAGACTTTGTGAAGAAATACGAAGGTTCGTTTGCCGCCAATATCGTAAAAATTAATACCGAAGTACCAGTGCCTCCGCTACCAGCCAAATCTACTGTAAAAGATACTGTTAGAAGAAATGAGTACATCCTCAAACATTTTTTTGATAATGTAGCTTTGTCCGACGAGCGTATGGTACGAACGCCATTTTTAGGCAACTTGTTTGCCAATTACCTCAAAACACTCGAAAGCTCGTTCGACCCCGATACCGTTATTCAAATTGCGGATTATATCATTGATAAAACACCTCCAAGAACCGAAATACGTAAATATGTAGTAGGCAAATTTGCCCAAAAATTTATTGCATCCGACTTTATGGGTAAAGAAGGAATTTATACGCACGTAGCCGAAAAATATATTCTTAGCGACAAGGTACTTTGGGATTCGTCGACTATCAAAAAGAATTTTGAATATGTGTATCGTATGAAACCTGTGTTGATTGGCAAAATTCTCAAAAATATGCCTCTAACCGACACCCTCGACCGCCCAATGCCTTTGCATGCCATAAAATCAAAATATACCTTGGTGATGATTTATGACCCTAATTGCCATCATTGTCAGGAAACCACCAAGCAGTTGGTAAAAGATTACCCCAAATTAGCGGCTGCGGGGGTTAAAGTATACATGGCAAGTGGAGTTGCTGGCGATAAACGCAAAAAAGACGAATGGCGTAAGTTTATCCGTGATTTTAAAACACAACCATTTATCAATGTCTATGACTCGAAAAACCTTGTAGATTTTACCAACGAATACAATACAATTACATTCCCGAATGTGTTTTTGGTAGATAGTAATTTTAAAATATTGGCTAATAAAAAACTAGAAACAGAGCAGTACTTACGGCTGATTTCGGTTGTTGAAAAGGCTAAAACAAAAAAATAG